AGACCAATAATTTCGGTAATTGACACTTCATTAATACCCTTTATTTACAATCTTTTATTGTTCTTCTTGATCTAAAGCTTCGTTGTAGGTAACGTCCCAAGTGTGGTCGGCTAGTAGCAATACCTTGGCCAAATACCTTGAATACTTAAAGGAACGTCCCCATTCGTGAGGTGCTACCAAAGATAACAAATCTGAACCATCTTCTTTCTCGTACATGTAGTAGGTTTCGTTGATGATAGGCTCAAAGCCAATGGCAGCATCATATATTCTTTCCGAAATCTCACGTCTTTGAGCCAATGCTTTGGCCTGTTTTGCCAAGGTTTCCATTTGTTCGTACAACTGGTTCATTTGGCGGTCGGTTTGCTGACGCATGGCTGTTACAGAACGCCCTTTG
The DNA window shown above is from Flectobacillus major DSM 103 and carries:
- a CDS encoding DUF2452 domain-containing protein, with translation MSDDKFINPINKDKVAENPGLLPYAHTAGSAVIKPEDMGKTKGRSVTAMRQQTDRQMNQLYEQMETLAKQAKALAQRREISERIYDAAIGFEPIINETYYMYEKEDGSDLLSLVAPHEWGRSFKYSRYLAKVLLLADHTWDVTYNEALDQEEQ